GTTGGTCGGGGTGTTGGTGGGGGTGTAGGTGAACACAGGGGTCCAGGTGTCCGTGGGCGTACGGGTGGGCGTATCGCTGGCCGTTGGGGTGGGCGTGTTGGTGACGGTGTGGGTGTTCGTGGGCGTGCGGGTCGCCGTGGCTGTCGCGGTGTTCGTGGGAGTGTTCACGTAGGTATCGGTGGGGGTCGCGGTGGGCGTCCGGGTTGCCGTGGATGTCGCCGTATTCGTCGATGTTGGCGTAGCCGTCCTTGTGTTCGTCGCGGTACTGGTGGCGGTATTCGTCGCAGTCGAAGTGACCGTATGGGTATTCGTGGCTGTCGAGGTCGCGGTGGAAGTGGCGGTCGAAGTGGCGCTGTTGGTATTCGTGGGAGTACTGGTCGGGGTAAAGGTAAAGATCGGGGTCCAGGTATCCGTGGGAGTATGGGTCCGGGTCGCCGTCGCGGTCGAGGTCGTGGTGTTCGTGCTGGTCACCGTGGAAGTGGCCGTGGACGTGGTGGTATTCGTCGAAGTACTGGTCGAAGTAGCCGTCGAAGTGGTGGTATAGGTCGAAGTACTGGTGGCGGTCGCGGTCGAGGTGGTGGTATGGGTGAAAGTGCTGGTGGAGGTGCTGGTGGAAGTGGCGCTGGAGGTGGCCGTGTTGGTCTTGGTCGCCGTGGCGGTGGGGGTCTGGGTCGCGGTGGAAGTGGTGGTGTTCGTCGAAGTACTAGTGGAGGTCGCGGTCGATGTCGTGGTGTTGGTCCGGGTGGCCGTGGAAGTGGCTGTCGAAGTCGTGGTATAAGTCGAGGTACTGGTGGAGGTGGCCGAAGAGGTCGCGGTGGAGGTAGTCGTGTTCGTCCGGGTGGCCGTAGCGGTGGGGGTGGGAGTAGGGGTATTGCACCCACCGGTCACGTTCACATTGATCACCGCCGAGTTCTCGACCCCATACTCGGTCGAATAAAAGGTCGCCTGGTTGGGAATGACGCAGGTCGAGGGTGAGGCGTTCACGTTCACCCAAAACTTGATCGTCTGGGTCGTGGCACAGGACACCGAGCCCAGGTTCCAGACCAAGGGGTTCGGGCCACTCGAAGGCGCCGGCGAAGCCCCGACGTAGGTGACATTGGTACTGAGGGTATCGGTGATGGAGACGTTGGTGAGTGTGTTGCAGGCGCTCCAGCGGTATTCGTCGTAGTACATGTTGGCGTTGTAGTCGGTCTGGTAATAACCCGAATAGCCGTTGGCATAGGTGCAATCCGTCACCGTCCCCACAGTCACATAACCCGATCCCGAGTCATAGGCGATGGTGAAATTGCAGTTGGTCATGGCGACCTGGACCCAGGAAAAGGAATTGATGCTGTTGGGGATCGGATCCCCAGAGAGGGTGAAACTCTGGACCAGGGTATTGTCACGATAGAACTGCAATTGGTCGCCTCCGGACCCACCGTTAAAGACCCGCAAGGTGTAGCCGTTGGAGCCGTTCCACCGGAAGGCGATGCCATCCGCGGTCTGCCACTGGGCCTGGGAGAGGCGCACCTGCAGGAGCCCGTTGTTGCCGTAGGAGGACCCGTTCACGATGACCGAAGGGACCGTCCCGCCGACGATGGGCGACACATAACCGCCGCTCGTCTCGCTCCAACGCTGGTTCCCCATCACCTGCATCCAACCCACCGGGGGAAGGCTTCCGTCGTTGTCATTGTGCGTGTCGGTGACGCCCTTGGAGGACGGGTTGGAGTAGGTCAGGGTGTAGGTGATGGGCCCGCCGGGGGCCTGCGAGGCCCGGTCGGCGCTTTTGGAGAATGTCGGGGTAACAGGGGTCGGCGGGCAGGAAGTCTTGAAGGCCAGGACGTTCACCCAGTGGGTGGTCTTGCTGGTTTGCAGCGCGTTCCCCAGGTCATAGCTGAACTTGGTCGTTCCCGGCGTGAAAGCGGAGATCCCATAGTAGGTGTCGATATCGGCCCAAGGCGAAGGTCCCGGGGAGGTGAGCACTCCGGGGGCGCTCTGCCATTGCACCACGGGGGAAGAAACGCTGCTGGAATAATTCACGATCTGGTCCGTGAACTGGTCCAGGTGGGACTCCAGGTCCTTGGATCCGCCGATACGGGTGAAACGGGTGTCCGGGGTGCTGCAGACCGGGTTCCCCTCGCAGGTCCAGTCGATGTTGGTCTTCTGGGGCGGGAACCCGTATTCATAGGTCCCCTCGGCCACATGCCAGACATAGAGCCCATCGGCCAACGCCACGGTGGTGAGGTTGTTGTCGCTGGGATCGACGTACATCACAACGAGGGAAGAAGCGATGAAGCCGGCCCCGATGGTATAGACCCCGTTCCCCGGCGACGAGACCAGGGAGGTCACGTCATAACGGGTGGAGCAGTAAAAATCGCTCCAGCAGCTCGAGCCCGTGGTTCCGTAGACCGGATGGACCCAGGAGTGGTTGAAATCCCCTTGCCCGGTGATGGTCCCCGTGATGGGCGAACCATTGAAGGTGGTGGTGTTGGTGCAGGCGCCATAGCTGGACGTTTCCTTCACGGTCCAGAGATAGACCCGGTAAATGCTCGCGCCCGCCGGGATCCCGCCAATGGTCACCAGATTCGAGTTGCTGGTGTTGGCGGCGTAGTTCGCGCCCGTGGCCGTCCAGTTGATGAAGTGGGTCATGTTCTGAAGATTGGGATAACCTGAACCCACCGGGGGACAACCCGAAGTGACCGGTGGTGAATAAGGCCCCAGTCCTAAGCATTGGGCTTGAAGAACGGATGGAAGCGAAGCCAGGAAGAAAGAGGACAAAAGAACAACAACTCGTATCCTGCTTAGGGATCGGGAATGAGGATCGATCGATTTTTGATCCGTCTGTAAGTTCTTCATTACCATCTCGAATCGTTTCGAGAGGACTAAATGGACCTATCCCCTCGAATTCTTGACGTTAAAACAGGTATTTATTTTATTTATTAAGTATTTTTGTTCGGAAAAGGACCCTTGGCAGAGGGCCAGGCGTAGGTTCGATGCTAAAAATATAACAGAGTTTACATGTTAAACCAGTTAATTTTTGGGCTTTTTCGGTTAAAAAGCCATTTCTACCCCAAAATTAAAGGCATAGAAACTCGATCAAAAAAGTTCACTTTTTTTCCAAAAAAGCCTTATTTCTTGGCCTAAAAAAATCTGATCCTCGAGGACCTGAAAAAATAAGAGTTTTTAACCCCTCAACCACCTTTGCCTTAATGTATATGCAGAAAATATGCCCATTCAACCACCCACCCGCCTCAAAGCCACTGTACTTCAGCCCTGGACCCTCACTTGGGTAGGCACCGGCGTTCTGTTGGTCCTGCTTTCGCTCAAGAAGATCGGCTCCTACGACCTTGGTTTCCACCTCACGATCGGGGAGTGGATCTGGCGGAACCGCCAAATCCCCCACCAGGACCTTTGGACCCAAATGGGTGGGGATTACTTGGACCCCCATTCCCTCTTCCAGGTCCTTCTTTTCTTGTTCCACCAATGGGGCGGTTTCCCGCTGGTCTCCATTGTCTTGACCCTCCTGCTCTTGGGGATCTTTGGGCTCCTGGGTTCACGTCTCCGGGCCACCCAAGCCCCCTCCGGGATCCGTTGGCTCCTCTTCCTCCTTGCCCTGCTCATGACCGAACGCCGTTTCATTCCCCGCCCCGAGGTCGCGAGTTGGTTGTTCCTCAGCTGGAACCTTTGGGTCCTGGGAAACCCCCGGCAGGACCGCCGGTGGGCCTGGAGCTTGGCCCTTACCCAGTGGCTCTGGACCTGGACCGAAGGGCTTTTCATCCTGGGCTTCCTTATCCAAGCTCTCTTCTGGATCGGCGGACGGTTGGACCAAAAAAAATGGGACCCCATACTGGGAAAGGTCCTGGGCCTGGGCTTCCTGCTCTCTTTCCTGAACCCCAACGGTTGGAAGGGCCTGCTTTTCCCTCTCACCCTTTGGCAAAGGTTCCAGGACCCTCTTTACCAGGGTTCCATCTCGGAATTCCTTCCACCCCTTAAGGTCCTGGCCACCCAGAACCTCCACTATGACTCCCAACTGCATGTCTGGTTGTTCCTGGTCCTGTCCCTGGCCTGCCTGGCCGGCTTCCTTTGGACCTGGTCACGCAGGACCGCGACCGAGTTCCTACTTCTTATTCCCTTCCTTTTCCTCGGCTGGACCTCGGTACGGAACATCCCCCTCTTCACCTGGGTCGCCATTCCCCTTTTGGCCCGGATCTACCGGGACCTGGAACCCCGACCGGTCGGTCATTGGGTCCGTCACCATGGGGCCCCTTGGGTCGCGGTGTTGATCACCCTCTTCCTCGGCTTTCGTGTAATGACCGATGCCTTTTACGTGAAGGACCGCAGGTTGGACCGTTTCGGGATCGGCCTTGATCCCGAACGGCTGCCTTTAGCCGCCGCGAATTTCCTGAAGAAGGAAAAGTTGAACGGGGAGATGCTCAATTCACTGGACTGGGGCGGATGGCTTTCCTGGGAAGGGGCGGGCCAACCCTTCATCGACGGAAGGCTGGAAGTCCCTTCCCGCGACCGCTTCGCGGATTACCTCCAGAGCTTCCGTTCCGGGGGCTTGGAACCCTTCCTGGAAAAGGTCCGGCCGGACCTCCTGGTGATGGAATACAACACGGCCCGGCCCTGGGTCCAACAACTGATGGCCATGCCCGACTGGCGACTGGTCTATTTCGACGAGAATTCCGCTATTTATCTCCGCAAAGATTACGCCCCCCAGGTCCCCCGGCTGGATATGTCCCTTTGGCTTTCGGCCAGGAGATTGGCGCCCATTCCCGAAGCGGAACTATCGGAACAGGTGCGTTCGACCATTCCGTCGGGCCCCTTCGCCCGCAAGGAATACCCGATCGGGCTCGGGAGCGAGGGTCTCTTCGCCCTCAGTTTGGGGGAGTATCCGGCCTCCCAGGCGCTTTTCGCGCGCCAACTCAGGATCGCCGGCGGGGGCTTCGAGGAGATCTTCTACAACCTGGGTATCACCTGCCTGCACTTGAAACAATGGGGAACGGGCCGGGCTTGCCTGGAGAAGGTGCTCCAACTGGACCCAGGGAACGCCGAAGCCCTGCGGATGCTGGGCCAATTGCCCTGAGCCGGCTCCGCTTCCAAAGGCGGACCCTTTGGGATAAACTCGCTGCCGCCACAAACCCGAAAAGGACACCATGGAAAACCAACCATTCCCCATGGCCGAGGCCAAGAAGATCGTCGAGGACCTCTTCGAGCCCAGCCACTTCATCTACTGGACCGATCTGCTGCTGAACGCCGGCATCGGTTGGGCGGCCTTCTATGCCGCCTGC
The DNA window shown above is from bacterium and carries:
- a CDS encoding tetratricopeptide repeat protein, yielding MPIQPPTRLKATVLQPWTLTWVGTGVLLVLLSLKKIGSYDLGFHLTIGEWIWRNRQIPHQDLWTQMGGDYLDPHSLFQVLLFLFHQWGGFPLVSIVLTLLLLGIFGLLGSRLRATQAPSGIRWLLFLLALLMTERRFIPRPEVASWLFLSWNLWVLGNPRQDRRWAWSLALTQWLWTWTEGLFILGFLIQALFWIGGRLDQKKWDPILGKVLGLGFLLSFLNPNGWKGLLFPLTLWQRFQDPLYQGSISEFLPPLKVLATQNLHYDSQLHVWLFLVLSLACLAGFLWTWSRRTATEFLLLIPFLFLGWTSVRNIPLFTWVAIPLLARIYRDLEPRPVGHWVRHHGAPWVAVLITLFLGFRVMTDAFYVKDRRLDRFGIGLDPERLPLAAANFLKKEKLNGEMLNSLDWGGWLSWEGAGQPFIDGRLEVPSRDRFADYLQSFRSGGLEPFLEKVRPDLLVMEYNTARPWVQQLMAMPDWRLVYFDENSAIYLRKDYAPQVPRLDMSLWLSARRLAPIPEAELSEQVRSTIPSGPFARKEYPIGLGSEGLFALSLGEYPASQALFARQLRIAGGGFEEIFYNLGITCLHLKQWGTGRACLEKVLQLDPGNAEALRMLGQLP